Proteins from one Pongo abelii isolate AG06213 chromosome 19, NHGRI_mPonAbe1-v2.0_pri, whole genome shotgun sequence genomic window:
- the LOC100452740 gene encoding keratin-associated protein 1-3, with the protein MTCCQTSFCGFPSCSTSGTCGSSCCQPSCCETSCCQPSCCQPSCCQTGSCGTGCGIGGGIGYGQEGSSGAVSTRIRWCRPDCRVEGTCLPPCCVVSCTPPSCCQLHHAEASCCRPSYCGQSCCRPVCCCYSCEPTC; encoded by the coding sequence ATGACCTGCTGCCAGACCAGTTTCTGTGGATTTCCCAGCTGCTCCACCAGTGGGACATGCGGCTCCAGCTGCTGCCAGCCAAGCTGCTGTGAGACCAGCTGCTGCCAGCCAAGCTGCTGCCAGCCAAGCTGCTGCCAGACCGGCTCCTGCGGAACTGGCTGTGGCATTGGTGGTGGCATCGGCTATGGCCAGGAGGGCAGCAGTGGAGCTGTGAGCACCCGTATCAGGTGGTGCCGCCCAGACTGCCGTGTGGAGGGTACCTGCCTGCCCCCCTGCTGCGTGGTGAGCTGCACACCCCCATCCTGCTGCCAGCTGCACCACGCCGAGGCCTCCTGCTGCCGCCCGTCCTACTGTGGACAGTCCTGCTGCCGCCCAGTCTGCTGCTGCTACTCCTGTGAGCCCACCTGCTAA